The DNA region aatttaaaatattatgctccctccaggattcgaaccctgcgaaaaaaaatcaccctccagatacaatatcagccataggattgataaaataaacgcaccaaatcgtgccctagatctcactaaaattagggggtctcattggagcggccccctatatatatatatatatatatatatatatatactttttaatttctaatttcTAATTTCTAAATTCTAATCCCTAATTCACGATTAACCAAGACTCACACACTCGTCTCTCAAACTCGGTTGTTGCCGCCGGCCACCGCCCTCTAGCCGCACCGCCCAGCTGTGCGCTATCGTCGCCACACCGCAGGCCGCAACAACAACTCAAGTTGTTGCCGCTCTCCAGTGCGACCTTCAGCCACACTGTTGCCCCGCCACCCGCTAGAAACTTATCTTGTGTGTTCTTCTCAATATGTTCTTACATCTATGTAAGAGTAAAAGTATATAAAATTTAGAATGTTTTTCATTATTATcattgtgtggaagcttaaacATTTAGGATTCAGAATTTTGAATTCACCAGCTGAGTTGGGGATTATTTGTTGAATGCTCAAGTGTTTAAACCTCATTGTTTATGTTGAATTAAATCTCATTCATCTTTTTAGTTTTACTCAAATTGAAATATGTAACATTATTCTTCTCATGTACATTTGTTCTTCTCCAGCTCTTGCTTTTACATTAATAGAAAACATGTTTTTTCAATTTCTGGGTTCCTgctgatttttcttttttgagattGGGCTGTGTTGAATACAAATTTTGAGTTCAATTTTTGGTTGTTCGGTTATCCAAATAAGCGACTTGGTTAACAGAGTCGGTTATCGAATAATCGAACTAAAATTTTAGTACGAGTTCGGATAGTATTAATTATTAGgtgaatttcgggttcgggtaatcgAAAATTTTGATTCGGTACACCTAAATTCGAACCGTTTGACAACCCTAGCCGCAATGATTCTACCGCCTTACCTTCCCGCCGGTGCGCCTCAAGCCCTACGTCCCCTACTTTGCGCCTGTACCGCCTCTCCTTTCAATGAGCGCACCTCTGCCTAGCGTCTGAGTCACCTCTCCTTTCAGTTGATGCGTCTCCTATATCACACTTGTGTTGCTGCTTTGCCAGCCACTTGTGGGCATGCTCTCAGTTCCGCACCCGCGCCCTCAATCACTCACCTCGTGCCACATGGATGATTGGGTCGGGTAACCTATTCTATTGTTCAAGTTGACCCACTGTAATGTGCAACTCAAATTAACCTACTCTATCGCACCCGTGTTGCTGCTTTGCCAGTCACTCATCCAGTAGCAGATCCAGGCAAGGGCGGTGGGGGTACAGCTGTAcccccaaaaaaagaaaatttatacTAATAATATTATGCATTTAGGGGATTAATATGTATTTGACTTGTATTTGTACCCCGAAGTTCCCACTTCCCACCGGCCAAGTCACTCAAGTGAATTAATTTAGCTTTAGCTTGGGCTTTAGGCCcaactaaaattaataaatgatgtaAGAATCACACAAAAGAATTAGAGGGAGAGTGATAgttatgtaatttatttttcttgttctAACAATATTTCGGAACACACAATTCTTAAcattaaattaagtattttttgtatttatgttTATGAGATTATTTTTTCGTACCCTCAATTtaaaaatcctggatccgccaccgCACTCATCGGCATGCTCTCAGTTTCGCACCCGCATCCTCAATCACTCGTCTCCTGCCACATGGAGGATTGGGTCGGATAACCTACTTTAATGTTGCAGTCCAAAGCGCAACCCAATAAAAATCGGTCAAAATCGATCCAATACCGAATATTGTAAAAACCGGTTAGAATTGATGTTAATACGAGAGCCTAAGCTACATCCACTTGTTCCTTACACTATAATCATTATTATTACATCGTACACGCGCACCGAGCACCGACAATATGCGCTgtagctttatttaattaatttactatTTTTGGGGAGAGAGTATTTCTGGGAGCTGAGAGTTATTTTAGGAGCCAAAAAATGACAATAAAAAGTTTTTGTCTTTATCTTCTAATCTTTTCATTTGACTTTCGTCTTCATTGTCGTTTTCTCGTGATTCTTGGTACGTTCTTCTCTCTTTACGGTTAGCTTTTTTTAatgtttcctttttgttttcttcatttattTACATTGCCTAGCTGTTGCATTTTGCTTTATACATTGCAGAAATGGCGATATGATGAGCTCTTGGttaattaatcattaatttATGGGATTTATTCAGCGAGTAAGAGATTGTGTTATATTATAACTAATCATCTGCTTGTTTTGAAATTTTCTGAATGCCGACTTAACTATGATTATATCAATTAATGAGCGCTTTTATTGTGGAGATAAtatgagaaactacaatctcgtAGCAGGGTTTGAAgggaattatttattttcttgaaaCAACTAGGCAATCCGATTTCCTCATCTGTTAAACAGCTATAATTAATGGAAAATGTATTGTAGGAATCTTGTGTCATTTGTTCGTGATTGATAGCTCCTAATTTagattggaaataaaataatgttTTGAGCGATTTATGTCAGAATTGGGGTCTTGAATCTTGATCTTTACTTGCAACCTCATCGCATAAAGTATTGTTAATTCATTATTTCAGACACGAAATACTCTAGCTTATTACTACACAACTTTAGGTACAATATATATAATGCCTAACTTTTTGAACATAAATTAAACAATTAGTTGATGGCAATATGCGCCTAGGCATGTTATTGAACAAAAGATTCAGTACTTCGCATACAATTGATAATTTATACTTTTCAATTTCAGGTTATAAATAGATAAAGAGAGGAAAAAAGGAATAGGAGTTGATCTATCAATAGGTGTATAGTAACTGCGTCTAAATACAAgaactttcatcaaattttaGTTTTGTATATGAATTAGAATTCTAATGGCAAATGCACAGAGTTTTAATTGTTCTGATTTTTCACCCGATTGTCAATTGCTCCAAATTAATGCTGAGGTGAACTCCTGAAATGTCTACATGGCTTAAACAACCGATAAACTAACTAATTTAATTGGATGTTTACACTACTACTTCAACTAGCCATGATAAGAATTgggtgaaagtttgtgtatatAGGCACAATTACACCTAATCAATATGAACAATGGCTATCTTTTCAGTGCTCAAGTTACACATAGAGTCACAGTGAATAGATGATAAGATTCAGATAGTGTAACTGCGCATCTAGATTTCAACTGTTGTATAATTTCTCATGATAGAATGTTGATGTAGCACTTCGTGTTTTCTGGATAGAATAGGTTTGCATTCATGAGAATCcaaaataagattattttttaagATGATATATGATTGATTTGTGGGATTGATTTCCTTGTTCTGAGATTCCTTAAGTTGTGCTCAAGGAATTATCTACTAGATATAGCAAGTAGAATTGATTGTACTCAAGAAAGAACTTATGTTTATGTGTTTTCATATATTTGCTATGTATATGTGTTTTATTATATTAGTTACTATAACTTTATGATTTACGTCTCGGACCGCCTCGAGGCTCATGCCTTTGAGGGCCATTAAAACGCATTTCAAAACCTTGATAGTAGAAAACTCTAACTAATCATATTTCAGATAGTTGGTTAGCTTCTCTTAGCATTCTATCCGGATGGAGGGAGCTATAAATTCCGACGATGACGATTCCCCGTATGCTTCTGTCGACGACAACGCGTCAACTACTAATGTTTCATCACCTGGAAGTAGAACTTCACCACTAGCGGCAGATGAGGAGAACAGGCCAGCTGCTATTTTCTCAAGTTCGGAAGGTAGAGCTGCTTTTGCACGGGCAGTCGCGTCTCTAGAAGACGAGAACAAATCAGATGTTGCTGCTGCTTCCGGTTCCGAAGATAGAGCTTCTCCTGCAGTAGCAGCCGCGTCTTTAGAAGATGAGAATACGAACATATCAGGTGTCGGAGATAGAGCTTCTCCTGCACCGGCAGTAGAAGATGAGAAAACGGACGCATCATCTGCCGCTGTTCCAAGTCGTGAAGATGGAGCTTATCCTGCATTGGCGGTCAAGTCTTTAGAAGACGAGAACACGCCACCTGCTGCCGTTTCACCCACTGAAGACAGAGCTTCGCCAGCTCCGCTTAAGTCTTTGGAAGATGATCACAACacagctgctgctgctgctgctgaagaTAAAGCCTCTCCTGTAGAagaccagaagagatcaagtgATGTTGTTTCAACGGCTGAAGACACTGCTCCTTCTACGCATTCGAACGAATCAGATCCAACGGCTAAAGGTAAAGCTTCCCCTGCAGTGGCACTAATGTCCTCCGAAGATGAGAACAAATCAGCTACTGCGGTTTCGGTTTCAACAGCCGAACAGAGTAGTAATTCTCAATCAGAAGCACCCAAGTCAGCCGACGTTTCGCCTTCTGCTGAAAAAGATGCTCCACCGCAGAACTTGGGCGCGCCTATAGACAGCATACTCATGGTACCGGAAGATGGAGATCCTCCCGGAGGGGGAGGGGCTAACCATTATAGTTACGCAACTTATGGAGAATCCAAGTCCTCGAGCGCGTTGGAAGTGAAAACGAGTAGAAACGACGTTTCCAATGGACATACACTTGGAGATGACAAGGCAGAAGGCAAGATAGTTGCGCGACCAACAACAGATGATGACTGCGTGCCTTCGGTTTCATCTCCGTACCACAGAAGATGTGTTAGTGTTGATATCATTGCCAAAGTTCCTGCTAATTATAGTAGCAGTACTCCAAGTCCAAAAACCACTGATTCTGCCAAAGGGACTGACAATCCCGGCGGCTTAACCAGAACACAAATCGACACAGCAGCACCCTTCGAGTCTGTCAAGGCCGCCGTTTCAAAGTTTGGGGGGATTGTCGACTGGAAGGCCCACCGCGTGCATACTGTCGAGGTATAGTTTCCTTTCTCTGTAGCTTTTCTCGTTCAGGTATTTTGCACTTATTTACGACTAGCCACACTGAATCATGCTTTCATACCTTGTTGCATACAAAAGGCTTAATCCCTAACTTTCAGCATTTGTTAGGAAATGCCCCCAGCTtatgttttcacttcaaaagCCCTCAACTTTACAAAAAGTTTGATTTATGTGTCTTACAGAATTCGGCGATGAATGATGAGTAATCTCGCTAGATTCTTAAGTGGATTCTTAGAGTTACGGGTTTTTTCTACAATTTTAGATTGAATAATGCAGATTCTGGCTAGGTGACTCATTATTTCGTCATTGGATTCTGTAAGGCCGGACATATGATGTGAACATAAATTTGgaacatttttaaaaaaatgttgaaaCTTGGTGACACAAACTATGCTTAACCCTATACAAATAAGCAATGATTAGTAAagagatctggttgtgaatgcAGAGACGGAAGTTCATAGAGCAAGAGCTCGACAAAGCGCAGGAGGAAATGCCGTCGTATAAGCAACAATGTCAGGCGGCCAACGAGGCGAAAATCCAAGTCCTGAAGAAGCTAGAAAGCACTAAAAGACTAATAGAAGAACTAAAGCTTAATCTTGAAAGAGCACAAACAGAAGAGCAACAAGCAAAACAGGATTCCGAACTTGCGAAGCTGAGGGTGGAAGAGATGGAGCAAGGGATCGCTGATGAGGCTAGCTTTGCTGCCAAGGCGCAGCTTGAGGTCGCCAAGGCACGACACGCAGCTGCAGTTTCGGAGCTCAAATCTGTTAAAGACGAACTCGAGCAACTCAGACGAGATTATGACTTGCTGATAGCTGAGAAAGAAGCAGCTGAGAGAAAAGCCGAAGAAGCTCTCTTTGCATCTAAACAAGTTGAGAAGTCAGTGGAGAGCTTGACAATCGAACTTATTACTCTGAAACAATCGTTGGATTCTGCACATTCCGCACATTTGGAGGCGGAGGAGCATAGAATCGGAGCGGTTATGGCTAAAGAGCAAGACAGTCTTAACTGGGAGGTGGAGCTAAAACAGGCTGAGGAAGAGCTCGAGAAACTAAACCGGCAAATGATCACAACGAAAGAATTGAAATCGAAGCTGGCTGAAGCGAAGAGGTTGCTGCAGGATTTGAAGGCTGAATTGGCTGCTTATATGGAATCCAAATCGGAGGAAACCGGTAACGGGGATCCACTGAAAGAGCCCGTGACAAAAACTCGCGCGGACATTGAGACCGCCATCAATGCAGCGAAGAAGGAGCTATCAGACGTAAAGCTCAAAATAGAGAAAGCAACCAAGGAAGTGAACATCTTGAAGGTGGCCTCGGCGTCGTTGAAATCGCAGCTGGAGAATGAAAGCGTGGAGCTTCAGGCCATCCAAGAGAGGGAAGGGACGGCGTCGGCTGCAGCTGCATCCCTCGAAGCAGAGCTGAATAGGGTGAAGTCAGAAATTGGCATCATGCAGACGAAGGAgcaagaggagagagagaaactgGTTGAGCTTCCCATGCAACTACAGAAGGCAGCTCAAGAGGCGGAACAGGCAAAGGAGCTTGCACGAACAGCCGGCGAGGAGCTCAAGAGAGCAAGAGACGAAGCAGAGGAGGCCAAGGCGGAGGTAAGCACGAGGGAAGGTAAACTACGCGCAGTTCAGAAAGAAATCGAAGCTGCAAAGGCGGCCGAGAGGCTGGCACTGGCAGCTATAAGTGCATTGCAGGAGAGCGAGTCTGCTCAAAGGAACGTCGAAGAGGATTCAGCAAACGGAATCACACTATCTTTAGAAGAGTACTACGAGCTCAGCAAGAGGGCTCACGAGGCCGAGGAGCAAGCAAACGCGAGGGTGGCCGCAGCTATGTCTCAGATCGAGGCGGCCAAGGAGTCGGAGCTCAAGAGCTTGAGTAAACTCGAGGAAGTGAGCCGCGATATGTCAAGGAGAAAGGATGCGCTCGAGGTTGCCTTGCAGAAGGCCGAGCAAGCCACGGAGAGGAAACTCGGTGTTGAACAAGAACTCAGAAAGTGGAGAGCTGATCACGAGTACAAACGGAAGAATGCTGAATCCCTTGGTCCACCACCTATAAATACTGGTAGAAGTTCAAAAGATGGGAAAGAATCTAAGAATCATGACCACCATCAAAAGTCTCCCAAAGGCACTACCACCAAAGGCGGAGACTCCACTGCAGACGGGAAAgctaagaagaagaagaaatcatTCTTCCCAAGAATCTTCATGTTCCTTGGAAGAAAGAAATCATCGCATTCGTCCAAGGGAGAGTAGAGTAATCATCTCTTCAAATTTTTCGTATCTCACATGGGATGGGACCCTCTATCCCTTTTTTAGTGGTGtcccacttttaattttttttaattttaattcattatattttagtgttattttaagataattaattagGATTCACTAATTCAtttagggggcgtttactttgtaggattagccttgatagataaaaatagtaaggcttATTAATcctttgtttactttgatggattgcaactttgggatatcacaaggcccttgattattttttatcattcaagctaattttacttgattcttatcccatgtAAAGGGTGAGATttactcttgaggataaaaatactcaatcatgcttAGTAAACGCCCTCTTAGAGTTTatgattattttcttatatttatatttttgaattaataatttattattaaggTTAGTTAATCCAAAATTAGTGtgtatagtactccctccgtctcactctaataggctcatttcttttctccatataaattaataaacttactttttaggagGAAAGTGGTGTGATCCACACcaattaattacatttattcaaaatgaaaaacaagTCTATTCTAATctgacgtcccaaaaaggaaaacgagtcTATTAaagtgggacgaatggagtattattatttCGACCCCCTCAATTCACAATCCATCATCGAAAATTGTGAAAAAAGGCTGAATGAATCATATTGCAATTGAAAGGAGGGCCCACTGTTGACAATTGACATTTAAGCTCTTAGGCTCGAAGCAGTTGCCTTTGTATCGAAATGCCTTGtatttgtgtgtgtgaattCGGATTCGCTGATCCTGAAACGGCGTGGTGACAAAGAGAGAAAGGAGGGGGTGGATCGTGGATGAGAAAAAGAGAGAAGCAATGGAATCTTTCAAGGAGGGGTAGAGAGGGGTATTGTGGCGGGTGGAGAACCAGCCGAGGATGGAGGTGGAGGCGGCGATGGATGGCTAAAGTGATAGCCTTGGGATAGAGCAAGAGAACGAGGATAGAGCAGTTGACTCCAGCAAAACGATGCTGGGGTGCTTGGCATCTTCGTCACGGTCGTcttccccttgggatggcctagtggttggggtggttgcctgttgtccaataggtcacaggttcgagtactctcggccacaataaccactaggtggggtgtgtgtggtttgtattatttataatgtaatttcatcaaaaaaaaaaaaaagggtagaGAGAGAGTATAATAAGAGGTTGATATGAAGAACTTAAATTAAGCTCCAATTATGGCTCAAGAGGAAAACAAATCATATTACATGGgataactcataaataatggaACCGGTggaataatttttatattagtaataaataattttaaaacaatgAAATTAATAGCACGACTCAATAAATGTTGGGGCAGATGATCCAATCGATAAATTTTTTGTATCTCCCAATCGATAATTAAGTGTTTATGCTTGATGGATTCAATAATTCCTAGGGTTTCGAATTCAAAGTATCCCACCGTTTTGAAACTAGCTAGCGTGTAACTTATGGAGGAATCACTTTATGTCGTGATTTATAATctctttataatatttttaatgtcATAGTTTATGaatagtttttatataatttattttttaattaacttatttgatcaaattaaatcgGTGGTACCTTTcacattatattaatctcaatcatTTTCTTTGATTAaatgtgtatttttttattgaaataatataaatactcttttatatTCTCTCCGTCCGCGATATTGTTTCCATATTGTGGACGgcgcgagttttaagaaaagtagTGAATATTATAGTGAATGGAGTTTTGGtctcactattgttgtgagaggaagtttgtggaccctacttctataaatggaagtgggaACGATATTGCGGACGCACCGAAAtagcaaatgtggaaacgatatcgcggacggagggagttttGCAAAAATCGATGTCGAATTAAAGATTTTAAAAacataagaagaagaaaaaaaatgtaaattatatAATGGAGGATTAATGTGCAACATTTGCTGTTAATCGTATATAaacaaaatttattaattttgtacaaattttttaaattgacatataaaaaataatttaagctACATGTATCATCTAAACATAATCACATCCACGCCTTGTAAGACCATTATTATATGAAGCTCAATGGACAAAATTTGACTTTTAAGTTTCGGACTGCTGAACAtcatcatctcgtttggaacTTGAAATACCACATTTGACTTTTGAGCGTCGGATTTCTGAGCATTTTCATCACTATCTAGACATAGTTAACTTCTGAGGGTCATCTTTTTTGGAGTTTGAAGGATCAGAACTAATTGGTAAGCATCATATCATTTGGAGCTTTTAAGATCACAACTGACTTATGAGCATCATCACGTTTAAAGCTTGAAAGATCAGAATTTATTTAAGAGCATCATCTTATTTCGAGTTTGAAAGATTAGAACTAAGTTTGAGCATCACgtcgtttgaaatttgaaagactAGAACTACTTGTAATCATCACGATCATTTCGTCTGGagtttaaaaaatcataattaaattatgatcATCATCTCGCCTATAGCATAATAAACCATCTCTatcttttgagcatcatcttgtttgaaatttgaaatgtcAAAATCAAGTGTTGAGCACCATCTCATCTCGTATCGTCTCAAACTTGATTAAAAGgtgattttatataaatttcaCGTAGACATGTAGATTAATGTTCAAATCCGTTTAGAATTTATATACATGTGATTGTCTTAAATTcaataaaatgtttaatttACTATTTGTTCTAGTCCCATATTCATATTTAATGTTTCGAACTTATTCAAGCATGTGGTCCttttaatgaaaaatatttttcatagtAGGTGTATTgtcatattttgaatttatatgtTCAAGATGTTATTGGACTTTTTAATGATAGTGTTAGCAAATAAGAAAAGTTGTTAAAATTTTGCATAATAGATATTTATggctaaaaatgacaaaaatatcaTCGTCACAAAAAAAATCcttatacaatttttttcaatGACGTATCAACTGGTTGGAACTCCACTTATGTCGTGCAAAATTCTACAGTAGAGCATAAAGActatttatgtgattttttaG from Salvia miltiorrhiza cultivar Shanhuang (shh) unplaced genomic scaffold, IMPLAD_Smil_shh original_scaffold_266, whole genome shotgun sequence includes:
- the LOC131003739 gene encoding protein WEAK CHLOROPLAST MOVEMENT UNDER BLUE LIGHT 1-like, coding for MEGAINSDDDDSPYASVDDNASTTNVSSPGSRTSPLAADEENRPAAIFSSSEGRAAFARAVASLEDENKSDVAAASGSEDRASPAVAAASLEDENTNISGVGDRASPAPAVEDEKTDASSAAVPSREDGAYPALAVKSLEDENTPPAAVSPTEDRASPAPLKSLEDDHNTAAAAAAEDKASPVEDQKRSSDVVSTAEDTAPSTHSNESDPTAKGKASPAVALMSSEDENKSATAVSVSTAEQSSNSQSEAPKSADVSPSAEKDAPPQNLGAPIDSILMVPEDGDPPGGGGANHYSYATYGESKSSSALEVKTSRNDVSNGHTLGDDKAEGKIVARPTTDDDCVPSVSSPYHRRCVSVDIIAKVPANYSSSTPSPKTTDSAKGTDNPGGLTRTQIDTAAPFESVKAAVSKFGGIVDWKAHRVHTVERRKFIEQELDKAQEEMPSYKQQCQAANEAKIQVLKKLESTKRLIEELKLNLERAQTEEQQAKQDSELAKLRVEEMEQGIADEASFAAKAQLEVAKARHAAAVSELKSVKDELEQLRRDYDLLIAEKEAAERKAEEALFASKQVEKSVESLTIELITLKQSLDSAHSAHLEAEEHRIGAVMAKEQDSLNWEVELKQAEEELEKLNRQMITTKELKSKLAEAKRLLQDLKAELAAYMESKSEETGNGDPLKEPVTKTRADIETAINAAKKELSDVKLKIEKATKEVNILKVASASLKSQLENESVELQAIQEREGTASAAAASLEAELNRVKSEIGIMQTKEQEEREKLVELPMQLQKAAQEAEQAKELARTAGEELKRARDEAEEAKAEVSTREGKLRAVQKEIEAAKAAERLALAAISALQESESAQRNVEEDSANGITLSLEEYYELSKRAHEAEEQANARVAAAMSQIEAAKESELKSLSKLEEVSRDMSRRKDALEVALQKAEQATERKLGVEQELRKWRADHEYKRKNAESLGPPPINTGRSSKDGKESKNHDHHQKSPKGTTTKGGDSTADGKAKKKKKSFFPRIFMFLGRKKSSHSSKGE